In Streptomyces sp. NBC_00341, the DNA window GCCATCCCGGTACGCCGTTGTCCCGGACCAGGACGCCCCGGTCGAGGATGTGCTGCCAGGCGGTGTGGCTGTCGGCGAAGCGGCCGAACTGGACGAAGTTGGCGTCCGAGTCGGTGACGTCGAAGCCCTGGGCGCGCAGCCCGGTGACGATCCGGTCGCGTTCGCTCTTGAGCCGGTCCACGTACCCGAGGAGCGTATCGGTGTGCTCCAGGGCGGCGAGCGCGGTCGCCTGGGTGATGGAGGACAGGTGGTACGGGAGCCGGACCAGCTGGACCGCGTCCACGACGGCGGGGTCGGCGGCGAGGTAGCCGAGCCGCAGTCCGGCGGCGCCGAACGCCTTGGACATGGTGCGCGAGAGCACCAGGTGGGGGCGGCCCTCGATCAGCGGGAGCAGCGAGGCGTGGTGGCTGAACTCGCCGTACGCCTCGTCGACCACGACCATCGACGGCTTCGCGGACTGCGCGGCGTCGTACAGCGCGAGGACGGTCGCGGCGTCGACGGCGGTGCCGGTGGGGTTGTTGGGCGAGGTGATGAAGACGACGTCGGGACGCTCCCGGGCGATGACGGCGCGGGCCGCGTCCACGTCGATGGTGAAGTCCTCGTTGCGCGGCCCGGAGATCCAGCCGGTTCCGGTGCCCCGGGCGATGAGGGCGTGCATGGAGTACGAGGGCTCGAAGCCGATCGCGGTGCGGCCGGGGCCGCCGAAGGTCTGGAGCAGCTGCTGGAGCACCTCGTTGGAGCCGTTGGCCGCCCAGACGTTGGCGCGGCCGACCTGGTGCCCGGCGGTGCGGCTGAGGTAGCGGGCCAGCTCGGTGCGGAGCTCGACGGCTTCCCGGTCGGGGTAGCGGTTGAGGTCACGGGCGGCCTCGCGGACCCGCTCCGCGATCCGGTCGACCAGCGCCTCGGGGAGCGGGTACGGATTCTCGTTGGTGTTCAGCCGGACCGGTACGTCGAGCTGGGGGGCGCCGTACGGGGACTGGCCGCGCAGTTCGTCCCGGATGGGGAGGTCGTCCCAGGCGTTGCGCGTGGGGCTGTCGTTCGTCACTGCTGCGGAACCTTCCAGCCGAACCGGGCCTTCAGCGCGGCGCCGTGGGCGGGGAGGTCCTCCGCCTCCGCGAGCGTCACGACGTGGTGGGTGACCTCGGCCAGGGCGTCACGGGTGTAGTCGACGATGTGGATGCCGCGCAGGAAGGACTGCACGGACAGGCCGGAGGAGTGGCAGGCGCAGCCGCCGGTGGGCAGCACGTGGTTGGAGCCGGCGCAGTAGTCGCCGAGCGAGACCGGGGACCAGGGGCCGACGAAGACCGCTCCGGCGTTGCGGACCCGGTCCGCGACGGCGGCGGCGTCGGCGGTCTGGATCTCCAGGTGCTCCGCGGCGTACGCGTCGACGACCTTGAGGCCGTCCTCCAGGTCGTTGACCAGGACGATCGCGGACTGGCGGCCGGCCAGCGCGGGTTCGATCCGGTCCGTGACGTGCTTGCTCGCGGCGACCTGCGGCTTCAGCTCCGCCTCCGTGGCGGCGGCGAGCTCCTCCGAGTCGGTCACCAGCACGGCGGCGGCCATCGGGTCGTGCTCGGCCTGGCTGATCAGGTCGGCGGCGACGTGCACCGGGTCGGCGGTGGAGTCCGCGAGGATCGCGATCTCGGTGGGGCCGGCCTCGGCGTCGATGCCGATGCGGCCCTTGAGGAGGCGCTTGGCGGCGGCGACGTAGATGTTGCCGGGGCCCGTGACGAGGTCGACCGGCAGGCAGTCCTCGGTGCCGTAGGCGAACATCGCGACGGCCTGGGCGCCGCCG includes these proteins:
- a CDS encoding histidinol-phosphate transaminase; amino-acid sequence: MTNDSPTRNAWDDLPIRDELRGQSPYGAPQLDVPVRLNTNENPYPLPEALVDRIAERVREAARDLNRYPDREAVELRTELARYLSRTAGHQVGRANVWAANGSNEVLQQLLQTFGGPGRTAIGFEPSYSMHALIARGTGTGWISGPRNEDFTIDVDAARAVIARERPDVVFITSPNNPTGTAVDAATVLALYDAAQSAKPSMVVVDEAYGEFSHHASLLPLIEGRPHLVLSRTMSKAFGAAGLRLGYLAADPAVVDAVQLVRLPYHLSSITQATALAALEHTDTLLGYVDRLKSERDRIVTGLRAQGFDVTDSDANFVQFGRFADSHTAWQHILDRGVLVRDNGVPGWLRVSAGTPAENDAFLDAVRELKKEHDA
- the hisD gene encoding histidinol dehydrogenase; the protein is MISRIDLRGDALPEGGALRDLLPRAEFDVEAALETVRPICEDVRHRGSAAVIDWGAKFDGVRIGAIRVPAGAIGEALEQLDPAVRAALEESIRRARLVHREQRRTTHTTQVVPGGTVTEKWVPVERVGLYVPGGRSVYPSSVVMNVVPAQEAGVEGIAVASPPQKEFGGLPHPTILAACALLGVDEVYAAGGAQAVAMFAYGTEDCLPVDLVTGPGNIYVAAAKRLLKGRIGIDAEAGPTEIAILADSTADPVHVAADLISQAEHDPMAAAVLVTDSEELAAATEAELKPQVAASKHVTDRIEPALAGRQSAIVLVNDLEDGLKVVDAYAAEHLEIQTADAAAVADRVRNAGAVFVGPWSPVSLGDYCAGSNHVLPTGGCACHSSGLSVQSFLRGIHIVDYTRDALAEVTHHVVTLAEAEDLPAHGAALKARFGWKVPQQ